The window CTCGCCGCGCTGCGGCGCCTGCCCGGTGGCGGAGGACTGCGCCGCACGCATCGGGAACCGCATCGGGGAACTGCCGGCGCCGCGGCCGCGTAAGGCGCTGCCGGAAAGGGCCTCGACGGTGCTGGTGCTGGTCGCGAAGGGCCGCGTCCTGCTGGAGCCGCGACCCCCGGCGGGCATCTGGGGCGGGCTGCTGTCGCTGCCGGAGGTACCGGAAGGCGCCACCCCCGCCGACCATGCCGCCCGGCTGGGCTGCCGCATCCGGTCATCGCGCGAGCTTCCGGCGGTCCGCCACGGATTCACGCATTTCCGCCTGACCCTATCGCCGCTGCTATGCGAGGTAGTGCCCCTGCCGCGTGTTTCAGAGCAAAGTCAGCGCTGGCTGGACGGCGGCGAACTGGCGCGGGCGCCGCTGCCCGCGCCGATCCGGAAGATACTCAGCGGGATTCCTTGATCAGCCGTCCGCTTGCCGGCTGCACGGGCCGTGCATTGTTCCGGTAGAGCCGGGAGAAGACCGAGATCTGCTCCTGGGAAACCTGAACCGGCTGCTTGAACACCATCCAGAGCACGCCTTCGGTGCAGGGCGGCGTCGTCAGCGAACCCATGTAGGTGTAGTAGGCACGCTTGTCCAGCGGCGGCAGCAGATGGCCGGGGTCGATGGCCACGCCGGGCGGCTCCACGTCCAGGCCGGCTTCCAGGGGCATGTAGTTCCACAGGGTCTGGATCAGCGGATGCTCGGCGCCCCGCTCCAGCAGCACGGCGATCACCGCCAGGTTGCCGTCGGCGTCCCGGTGCACGAGATGGATCACCATGTCGAAGGCTCGGCCGCCGACGCGCTCCTCCGAGGGCTTGTGGAAATGGAACTGGACCAGGTCGTAAGTGCGGCCCATGACCCGGATCGAGCTGCCTTCGCCGACGGTCACCTGGATCGTGTGGCCGTTGTCGGCAATGCGAACCTGGGACGGCTGGTAGCTGAACTTGATCGGCTCCAGGTCCACCTTGATGGAGCCTTCCCGGATATCGATGGGCGACTGGCGCCTGCCGGCGGCGCAGGCGCCGAAATCCGGGCGCAGCTTGCCCCAGTTGGCCGGACCGCCTTCGCCCTCATAGGACCAGTGGATTTCCTTGTGCTCGACGACCGCCTCCTTCTTCGCCGCCGCCTTGCGCGGGCCGGAGGTGGCGTACTGGCGCTCCAGCTCGTGCCGGCCCGCCGCCGAGGCATGTTTTTCCGCGGGTTTGGCGGCAGGTTTCGTTTCGGCGGGCTTGGTCGAAGGCTTCGACGGATCTTCGACCTGGGATTTGTCGATCTTGGGCAGGTCGATGAAGCGCGGACGCTCGGCCGGCTTCTCGGCAGCCTTCTCAACCGGTTTTTCGGCCGGCTTCTCGGCGGGTTTTGCCGGGCCATGGACGGCATCGGCCACGGGCAGCGTTTTGACCTTGGGCGCCTCGGCGGCGCTACGCATGTCGGCATACATCACGCCCGGCTTGCCGGCCTGGACCGCTTCGGTTTGCCGGGCGGCCTCTTCGGCCACTTTCCGCATTTCGCCGACAGTGCGCGGCTTGCAGGCTTCCGTGAGCAGCTTGTCATCCACGCTGCCGGGTTCGGCGGCCATCTCCTTCGGGGCGCTGATCGATTCCTCCCGCACGACACGGTCGCCATG is drawn from Candidatus Nitricoxidivorans perseverans and contains these coding sequences:
- a CDS encoding carbonic anhydrase family protein, translating into MHCQEIALRFALAAALVSLSAHAADWQPVAAANGDRVEVDRSRILRSAPGSTTAWSRLVLGGELRDASGSYTAVQAMNRYDCEARSFATVKRVYMHGDRVVREESISAPKEMAAEPGSVDDKLLTEACKPRTVGEMRKVAEEAARQTEAVQAGKPGVMYADMRSAAEAPKVKTLPVADAVHGPAKPAEKPAEKPVEKAAEKPAERPRFIDLPKIDKSQVEDPSKPSTKPAETKPAAKPAEKHASAAGRHELERQYATSGPRKAAAKKEAVVEHKEIHWSYEGEGGPANWGKLRPDFGACAAGRRQSPIDIREGSIKVDLEPIKFSYQPSQVRIADNGHTIQVTVGEGSSIRVMGRTYDLVQFHFHKPSEERVGGRAFDMVIHLVHRDADGNLAVIAVLLERGAEHPLIQTLWNYMPLEAGLDVEPPGVAIDPGHLLPPLDKRAYYTYMGSLTTPPCTEGVLWMVFKQPVQVSQEQISVFSRLYRNNARPVQPASGRLIKESR